The sequence below is a genomic window from Candidatus Polarisedimenticolia bacterium.
TTCTCGCGGTGGGGGTGTTCGGGCTGGCCCTCCTCATCACCGGGCTCGTCCTCAACCGCGAGCGGGTCCAGGCGATCCTGAAGGGGAAGCGGGCGCGCGCCGCCGGCGCCAGCGCGGGCTACATCCTGACGGTCCTGGCGGTCCTGGTGCTCGTCAACTTCCTCGCCGCCCGCCACCACGCGCGCTTCGATCTGACCGAGAACCAGTCGTTCTCCCTGAGCGAGCAGACGATCAAGGTCGTCGAGGGGCTGCCGCGCGAGGTCACCGTGACCGCGTTCTTCCGCGAAGCGGAGCCGGCGCGGCAGAAACTCGAGGACCTCCTGACGGAGTACCGCTACCACAGCCCGAAGCTGACGGTCCGGTTCATCGACCCCGATACCCATCCGGTCGACGCCAAGCGCTACGCCATCACCGAGTACGGCACCATCATCCTCGAGAGCGGCAAGCAGGAGAGCCGGGTCAATGCCGCCGACGAGGAGTCGCTGACCAACGCCCTGATCAAGGTCACCAAGGATCGCGAGCGCGCCGTCTACTTCACCACCGGGCACGGCGAGCACGACACCGCCGACAGCGAGCGCAACGGCATCAGCCTGCTGAAATCGGAGCTCGAGAAGCAGCACTACACGGTCAAGCCGCTGGTCCTGAGCCAGGGAATTCCCGCGGATGCGACGGTCGTCGGCGTCCCCGGTGCGCAGAAGCCGTTCCTGGACGCCGAAACCAGGATGATGGAGGAGTACCTGCGCGGGGGCGGGCATCTTCTCTACCTGCAGGACCCTGAGACCGACTCCGGTCTCGCCGGGGTCCTGTCGGCCTACGGCGTGACGGTACGCAACGACGTCGTGGTGGACAAGGTCTCGCGGCTGTTCGGAGGGGACTACCTGATGCCGCTCGTCCCGGCGGATGGTTACGATGAGCTCCACCCGATCACGAAGACATTCCGCTTCCAGACATTCTTCCCGATCGCCTCGTCCATCGAAATCGCGGCATCCCTGCCCGAGGGAGTGACGGCCACCAAGCTGGCCCAGACATCCCCCCTGGCCTGGGCCCAGCCGAGCGAGGGGGAGCTCAAGACCGGGCGCCTGACGTTGAAGGAGGGGACCGGGGTGAAGGGGCCGATCACGCTGGGCGTCGCGGTCACCCGGAAGATCGACAAGGCGCCGAAGCCGGCGGCCGCGGCGGCCGCGGCCGAAGGAGACAAAAAATCGGGGCCCGAGACGCGCCTGGTGGCGTTCGGGGACTCGGACTTCCTGACCAACGGCTATTTCAACGCCTCGGGCAACAGCGACCTGGCGCTCAGCATGATCGCCTGGCTCGCGGAGCAGGAAGAGCTGGTGTCCATCAGGCCCAAGACCTCGCTCCCCCGCATCGTCATCCTCTCCCCCCAGCAAGTCCGCTACTACTTCTGGTCCATTGTGGCGTTCGCCCCGGTCACCGTCGCCGTCGTGGGGATCGGGATCTGGTGGCGCCGCAAGAAGCTCTGAGGAAAGCGCCGTGAAGCTGAGGCCCGGGCCGATCCTGGCGCTGACCCTGCTCGTCGGGCTCGGCATCTACACCTACGTCGCCGAATTCCGCGGCAGGGAAGGGGCGGAGAAGGCCGCGGCCGCGAAGGACCGGCCGGTCGCCATCGACCGGGCTTCTCTCAAGGCCATCCGGATCACCAACGGCAACGGTGACCTGCGTCTCGAAAGGGAGAGGGAGGACTGGAAGCTGACCGCTCCCATCCCGACCGCCGCCGACAAGGACGCGGTCGAAGGCCTCCTCAACGCCCTCGAAATGGCGCACGTCGAGAGGCGCATCACGGACGCCGGGGAGCGCAAGAACTACGGTCTCGATCCTCCTCGGGCGACGCTTCAGATCGAAACGTCGGCGGGCGGCCAGCCGGAGTCCCTCGCCGTGGGAGACAGCAATCCGATCGGCGGAACCCACTATGCGCTGCTTCCCGGGACGAACGATGTGGCCGTCGTCAGCGGCTCCCTGGGCGACGTGGCGGACAAGACCCTCCTGGCGCTGCGCGACAAGTCTCTCCTGGCGCTCGACGCCTGGAAGATGAAGCGTTTCACCATCGAGCGCGGCCGGGAAACGATCCGGATGGAGAAGCCGGAGGAAGGCTGGATCATCAGGCAGCCGATCGAGGCTCCGGCCGACGGCCCGACCATCACCGATCTCCTGACCGCCCTGCAGAACCTGCGCGCCACGTCGATTCCCTCCGAGAAGCCGACCGACGCCGACCTGCGCCGGTACGGCCTGCAGCCCCCCCAGGCGCGCCTGGTCCTTTTCCAGGAGGGCTGGGACGTCGACAAGACGGTGGTGTTCGGCAAGGAGGATCCGGGCGGAGGACGCTGGGCCAGGACGCTCGGGCGGGACCCCGTCTTCATGGTGCCGGCCGACTTCTGGCCGAAGGTGACCACGGGCCTCTTCGATCTGCGGCGCAAGGACCTCCTGGGGGTGCAGCAGTATCGCATTGAGTCGGCCACCTTCGCCCGCGCCGGCAAGCCCGCCTCGACCCTGACGCGTCAGAAGGACCAGACCTGGGCCCTGACGGGTGAGATCCGGGGGAGCGTCAAGTCCGAGACGGCCGACAGCTTCCTGCGGATGGTCAGCGACCTGAAGGCGCTGTCGTTCGACGACCACCCGACAGAGGCGACCCGGGCGGCCCTGTCGCGGCGCCCGGCCCTCGACCTGACGCTCCAGGAGGAAGTGGACACGGCGGGCGGCACGCCGAAGTCCCAGCACCTGCTCCTCGGGCCTCCCGACAAGAAGGGGAACATCCTGGTGCGCGACATGGCCTGGAAGCCGATCGCCACAGTGGCCTCCGCCGTCCTCGACCGGATCAACACCCAGATCGACGCCGTTCTCAAGGAAGCGGCGCAACCCCCGGCCCCGCAGCCGTCACCCGCGGCGACGTCCGCGCCGTCTCCGGCCCCGTAATCCAGCCAGGGTCGGTCCCGCTCGCGATCGCAATATTCCACGCCTGGCATGGAACCCGGCGCCGCCCGGCGGCGTATCAAGGGACGTCACGGGCACGGAACGCGAGGGAGGACGAAGATGAGCCGGATGATTCAGATCAGCGGACGGTCGGAGGGACGGCGGGCCTGGGTGCGGATTTCCGGGCGGATTCTGTCCGGCGCGGCGGCGGGGCGGCTGTTGAAACGCGTCCGGGCCGCGCTCGCGAGCGGAATTCGTGACCTCACGATCGATCTCGCGGACCTCGCCGCGATCGACTGCGGTGGCATCGGGGCCCTCCTTCTCTGCCTGCAGGACGCGGCCCGCCACGGGGCGACCCTGCGCGTGGCGCGCAGCCGCGGGGCGATTCGGACCATGCTGGCTTTGAGCTCCCTGCTGCCGCTTCTCGAGTCAGGGGGGCTGCCGGGAAAAGACGCGCGCCGGGCCGGACAGGACGCACCGCTCCTCGCCCTCGCCTGAAGGTCCTCTGAGGCGCACACCGGCGGCCAGGAGCCGGATGGAATGGCCGGGATAGGCTGCTGGTCACAGCCGCGCCAGGGCCGCCCGGGCGTCGGGGTCGAGCGGATCGATTTCGAGCAGACGCCGGAATTCCTGCCGCGCCTCGTCCTTGCGTCCCGCCTCCGCGAGCAGCGCCGCGAGATTGTAGCGGGCGTCCACGTTCAACGGGTCGAGATCCAGGGCCTGGCGGTAACGCCGCTCCGCGCCGGCCGGATCGCCGCGGCGCTTCAGGAGCAGCCCCAGGTTGGCGCGGGCCGCCGCCAAGGTCGGATCCACCCTGACCGCCTCGTTCAGGAGGTGCTCCGCCTCCACCAGATCACCCGCCTGCAGGCGCAGGGCGCCGAGGTTGTTGCGGGCCGCCGCCAGCCGGGGATCGAGCGCGATGGCCTTCGCAAAGGCATCCTCGGCGGTCGCCTCGCCGCGCGCCGTCAGGCTGCGCCCGAGGGCATTCCACGCCGGTGCGAGCGATGCATCCCGCCGGACCGCTTCCCGGAAGGCCAGCGCGGCGGCGTCCTCGAGGCCAGCGGCCCGGTAGGCCTCGCCCAGAAGATAGGGCGCGGTGCCGCTTTCCGGGTTGTGGGAGGCGGCCGCGGACAGGGCCGTGATGGCGTCCTTGATCAGCCCGGCTCGTAGCGCCGCGAGGCCGGCCGCCAGGTACGGGTCCTCCAGGCTCCACAGGTCGGCGTCCTTGAGGCTGGTGGCGATATCGAGCCTGATGTCGCGCTCCCGGGCGTGCGCGCGCAGCTCCTGGACCAGATCCGGGTCCGAACCGGCGACTCCCTGCGGCAGGATTTCCGTGACACTCTGCCGGACGCGCCTCAGGGCGGCGATCTGCTCACGCAGATTGTCGCGGAACAGCGCCAGCGGGGCGCGCGTCTCGAGGTAGAGCGTGTCGTCGGTGTGGAGGCGCGCCCCGGCCGAGAGGACGGCGAGGCCGCCGGGACCGGTCACGAAGCGGGACAGCAGATCGGCCGGCTGGGCGATGCCGGCGCGCTCCAGGTCGATCCACGCCGCGCGGTGTCTCGGGTCGCGCAGGCTCGCCGGATCGATCCGCAGGGGCGCATCTCCCTCGCCCCCCAGGAGGAAGTAGTCACCGCCCCCCGCCGACTCCTCCCACAGGGTTGCCTGGGGGAACACGTCCAGGAACGACCGCACCAGACCGCGAAAATCCTCCGGGGAGAGCCGGTAGGCCTGGACCCACTGGCAGAACAGGCCCCCCGGTTTGAGGCGCGCCCGCGCCAGGCGGTAGAATTCGACGGTGAACAGGTTCGAGACCCCGGCGACCCAGGGATTCGAAGGCTGGGAGGCGATCACGTCGAATCGGCGGGACCGGACGAGCAGCCGGCTGCGTGCGTCGTCGAGGACGATCCGCGCCCGGGGGTCGTCCAGGGCGCTCCCGCTCCAGTCGTCGAACCACCGCGCGGCTTCGCGCACCGCCGGCGCGATCTCGATCACCTCGATAGCGCGGACGTCATGGCGTTCGGCGGCGCCGAGCGAGATGCCGCTGGCGAGCCCGACGATCAGGACATCGGCCGGCGCCGCATGCAGCAGGAGCGGCAGGTGTGCCGACAGCAGCTGCGTGCTCATGTCTCCCCCGGTCGAAGCCTCGGTCTTGCCGTTGATCTGGAGCGAGAGCACGCCCGCCGGGCTCCGGCGGACGGTCACCAGGGCGACACCGTCCTCGCGGGCGAACAGGATGTCTCCCCGGCGACGGATCGCTCCGCCGAGATCCCCCCCGGCTCCCGACGCGGAGCGGTAGATCGGTCCGTAGAGAAACCCTCCTCCTGATATCACATCGAGGTCCCACGCCGGCAGGATGGCGGGCAGCAGCAGGGCTCCCAGGGCGAGGCCCAGGGCGGCGATCGAGGCGACGTGCCGGCGCGCGGGGATGGAAAAGACCGGGACGATGGCGAGGAGGAGCGGCGCGGCCGAGGCGGCGAGAAGAGCGCGACGCGTCCCGGCGCCCGGGATCGCCACGAACCCCGCCAGGACGAACCCGGCGACCGAGCCCCACGACGAGGCCGCGTACAGGCGGCCGGCGGAGCCGTGCGTCGACCTGCCGGGAAGCGTCGCGCCGCAGGCGGCGAGGGCCGGGAAGGCGGCCCCCAGGCACAACGTCGGGATGAGCAGAAGCCCCGCCATGACGGAGAACGGCACCCCAATCAAAATCGCCGGCGTCGGCGCCATCCTTCCGGAGGCGAAAGCCGCGACGATCGGCAGCCTCCCCAGAATCGGCACGAGGAGCAGGGACGAGAGACCGGCGCCGGCCAGAGCCACGGCGAGGACGAGCGGGGGGGCGCCCGGCCGGGTCAGACGCCGTCCGACCAGGATCGGCCCCGCCCCGAGGCCGAGAATATACGTGGCCAGCGTGACTCCGAGGGCGTAGACCGACGATCCGAAAGCCAGGGCCGCGGCACGGGTCCACCCGACCTGAAGGATCGCACCCGCGGCCCCCGCAAGACCCGCCAGAAGCGCGAGGGCTGGCAGCGAGAGAACGCGCGGGCCCCGGAATGGCGCGGCCGTCTCCGCGGGCGGACCCTTCGAGGTCTCCGCCTCCGGACGGTCGGCTGCG
It includes:
- a CDS encoding STAS domain-containing protein, whose protein sequence is MSRMIQISGRSEGRRAWVRISGRILSGAAAGRLLKRVRAALASGIRDLTIDLADLAAIDCGGIGALLLCLQDAARHGATLRVARSRGAIRTMLALSSLLPLLESGGLPGKDARRAGQDAPLLALA
- a CDS encoding DUF4340 domain-containing protein, which gives rise to MKLRPGPILALTLLVGLGIYTYVAEFRGREGAEKAAAAKDRPVAIDRASLKAIRITNGNGDLRLEREREDWKLTAPIPTAADKDAVEGLLNALEMAHVERRITDAGERKNYGLDPPRATLQIETSAGGQPESLAVGDSNPIGGTHYALLPGTNDVAVVSGSLGDVADKTLLALRDKSLLALDAWKMKRFTIERGRETIRMEKPEEGWIIRQPIEAPADGPTITDLLTALQNLRATSIPSEKPTDADLRRYGLQPPQARLVLFQEGWDVDKTVVFGKEDPGGGRWARTLGRDPVFMVPADFWPKVTTGLFDLRRKDLLGVQQYRIESATFARAGKPASTLTRQKDQTWALTGEIRGSVKSETADSFLRMVSDLKALSFDDHPTEATRAALSRRPALDLTLQEEVDTAGGTPKSQHLLLGPPDKKGNILVRDMAWKPIATVASAVLDRINTQIDAVLKEAAQPPAPQPSPAATSAPSPAP
- a CDS encoding fused MFS/spermidine synthase, whose product is MSRPRSLPFLAVIFALSGCAGLIHEVAWARALGQSLGNSLQALTIVLVAFLGGLGVGSAAGSRLAGRLRDPLAAYAGLEGLLAVYALLSPVVASVVPRVLEAIGPSCGSPLSLLALRSGLAVLALALPTLLMGASFPILVREAAGGGDAPGSVVAVLYGANTLGGALGALIGSFGLLPFLGTRGSFLAAGVLNAVSAGSALLRQGQRHAADRPEAETSKGPPAETAAPFRGPRVLSLPALALLAGLAGAAGAILQVGWTRAAALAFGSSVYALGVTLATYILGLGAGPILVGRRLTRPGAPPLVLAVALAGAGLSSLLLVPILGRLPIVAAFASGRMAPTPAILIGVPFSVMAGLLLIPTLCLGAAFPALAACGATLPGRSTHGSAGRLYAASSWGSVAGFVLAGFVAIPGAGTRRALLAASAAPLLLAIVPVFSIPARRHVASIAALGLALGALLLPAILPAWDLDVISGGGFLYGPIYRSASGAGGDLGGAIRRRGDILFAREDGVALVTVRRSPAGVLSLQINGKTEASTGGDMSTQLLSAHLPLLLHAAPADVLIVGLASGISLGAAERHDVRAIEVIEIAPAVREAARWFDDWSGSALDDPRARIVLDDARSRLLVRSRRFDVIASQPSNPWVAGVSNLFTVEFYRLARARLKPGGLFCQWVQAYRLSPEDFRGLVRSFLDVFPQATLWEESAGGGDYFLLGGEGDAPLRIDPASLRDPRHRAAWIDLERAGIAQPADLLSRFVTGPGGLAVLSAGARLHTDDTLYLETRAPLALFRDNLREQIAALRRVRQSVTEILPQGVAGSDPDLVQELRAHARERDIRLDIATSLKDADLWSLEDPYLAAGLAALRAGLIKDAITALSAAASHNPESGTAPYLLGEAYRAAGLEDAAALAFREAVRRDASLAPAWNALGRSLTARGEATAEDAFAKAIALDPRLAAARNNLGALRLQAGDLVEAEHLLNEAVRVDPTLAAARANLGLLLKRRGDPAGAERRYRQALDLDPLNVDARYNLAALLAEAGRKDEARQEFRRLLEIDPLDPDARAALARL
- a CDS encoding GldG family protein: MKFLKSAAAGLGALLVVLAIILNGLVPEHATYVLAVGVFGLALLITGLVLNRERVQAILKGKRARAAGASAGYILTVLAVLVLVNFLAARHHARFDLTENQSFSLSEQTIKVVEGLPREVTVTAFFREAEPARQKLEDLLTEYRYHSPKLTVRFIDPDTHPVDAKRYAITEYGTIILESGKQESRVNAADEESLTNALIKVTKDRERAVYFTTGHGEHDTADSERNGISLLKSELEKQHYTVKPLVLSQGIPADATVVGVPGAQKPFLDAETRMMEEYLRGGGHLLYLQDPETDSGLAGVLSAYGVTVRNDVVVDKVSRLFGGDYLMPLVPADGYDELHPITKTFRFQTFFPIASSIEIAASLPEGVTATKLAQTSPLAWAQPSEGELKTGRLTLKEGTGVKGPITLGVAVTRKIDKAPKPAAAAAAAEGDKKSGPETRLVAFGDSDFLTNGYFNASGNSDLALSMIAWLAEQEELVSIRPKTSLPRIVILSPQQVRYYFWSIVAFAPVTVAVVGIGIWWRRKKL